The Thermotoga sp. Ku-13t DNA segment AACTCAAGTCCTTCGCTACCGATCTCTTTGAGAATTTTCCCAGCATCGCGCCTGGGAATCTCATGGTCTGTTCCATTCATCAAGAGCGGAGGATTCTCAGGATCAAGTTCTGCCAGATTCTTCGCTTCCTTCAGCAGCTGGGATTTGAACCTCTCTTCTTCGTGGTCCCAGTGTGCAGCATTGGAGTAGCTGTGAACAAGATAGACCGTGTCTATCGATTCGCCCGTCGGCGAACTCCACACAAAAGTTGTACCATTCACGTTTTCCACTCCGCGCCACACCACTGCCCAGTCCATCCCGAGCCCTTTCAACACCGTGGGTGTGTAAGCGTTGTGGCCGAACATGTCTGGCAGGTACGCAATGTTGCTCAGAGGAAGATCGAACTTCTTCGCGAGTCTTTGACTGTACAGATAGTTCCTTATCAACGATTCACCGCTTATCAGGAACTCGTCCGGAAGCACGTACCACGGCCCGACAGAGATCTTTCCCTCACGGACGAGTCTGAAGAACTCTTCTTTGATTCCATCGTTCTCGATGAAATCTTCGATCACAACCGTCTGGCCATCCAGATGGAAGTGTTTGAAAGAATCTTCAGACTTGAAAATAGACATGAGCTCGTTGATGAGGAGCGAAAGCCTCTGCCGATAGATTTCAAACGTCGTGTACCATTCCCTGTCCCAGTGCGTGTGCGTCACAACGAAGACTTTTTTCATGAAGGATCACCTCGAATCAAGAGAATTGGATTAACTATCAGAGCAGGCCTGCCCTTGCTGTCGAACCCCAGCAGGATCAGCACGTCCTTTGGTTCTTCTACATCGATCTTCTTTTCAAAACTTCCACACACTTCAAACTGCTGCACTTCTTTTTTTCTCACAACGAGCAAGCTCAGTCTGGGCAGATTTTCCACTCCCAGCACCACAGATCCTCTGTGGAACACCGTTTCACCAGCACTCTTTCCAGAAACATTTATCTTTATCTCCCCAACCAAGGAGAGGTAGACTCTGCCAGCTTTGATCGCCCACAGGATCTCTGAAAGTTCCATCTCCCTCGCCGACACGTAATTCGACATCCAGTCCGTATCGTCCTGCTTGTGAAGATCTCTTCCTGCCGTAGCCGTTATTCTTTTCCCGTTCCTCACTGCCTTTAACCAATTTCCAATCGCCTCGTAGTTGAGTTCAACTCTGGAGAGGTCCGCGTTCCAAACTTCCACGAAATCCAAACTGAAAGGATCATAAGCATATGTCCATTTGCATCCTGCACACACGGGATATCCCATCGCAAAAGGATGAGCCACACCAACGAGAGCCCCCTGACCATGTACCTCGCGGACGATCGAAGCGAAATCTTTCTCCTTCCCATCTTCGTCTTTCCAGTCCACAAAGGTGCTTGCACCCAAAACAAGCGCATGACCTTTGAAGGTGTTCAATTCCTGAGCTGGGAAACCTACCGCCCCAGATACACCGCCCAGCTCTCTCCAGCCGGAGATGTTGCTGTGGTCGGTTAGAAAGAAGAAGTCGAAACCTTTCTTCTTCAAAAACGTTGAAAGTTCTTCCACGCTGAGTGATCCATCACTGTGCCGTGAGTGCGTGTGGAGCTCACCTTTGAACGTGTGAAACTCCTCGTTTCCCTCGGCTACGATCTCTAGTCTGTAGTGAACGTTGCTGAAAAGATAATGGTTCTCAAAAAACACAATCCACTTTCCAGGAAGGGGTTTGCCTCTGACTGCGGCTTCACTTGCATCCAGGCCGACGATGAAATCTTTCGTACCTCTGTCATATCTACCCATGAACCTTCCAAGCGAGTCGTAAAAGAGAAGATTCACATGGTTCTGGAGGGGACCAATAGACGTGGGGGAATATTCAAAACGCACGATGAGTTTACTCGCATTCGTCGGCACGTCGAAGATGATTTTTTTCACTGTCTTGCTCTCGCCCAGCTCTATCTTCCCTTCGAAGATCACAGTTCATCTCTCCTGCGTATCCGCACGCCGTTCTCATCGAACACGTGCAATTTATCTTTCCTCAGCCTCAGGAATACTTTATCACCACTTTTGAAGGGCACGTCCTTGAACATCAGAACTTTCACAAAACAGCTGTTTACTTTTACTGTCACGATGGTTTCGAAACCAAGTGGTTCCACCACGTATACCTCACCAGCGAGTTCCCCGTTCTTCACGTCCAGAACTATGTTCTCAGGTCTTATGCCCAGGAACCCTTTCCCATTCGGAAACACAGTCAGAGGCAACTTTGAAAGATCGAGCTTTTGACCTTCCAGAACACACGTTGAACCGTCGAAGTAACATTCAACGATGTTCATCGGAGGATTACCAATAAAAGATGCTACGAAAGTGTTGAGCGGCTTATCATAAATCTCTCTTGGCGTACCTAC contains these protein-coding regions:
- a CDS encoding CehA/McbA family metallohydrolase, with product MIFEGKIELGESKTVKKIIFDVPTNASKLIVRFEYSPTSIGPLQNHVNLLFYDSLGRFMGRYDRGTKDFIVGLDASEAAVRGKPLPGKWIVFFENHYLFSNVHYRLEIVAEGNEEFHTFKGELHTHSRHSDGSLSVEELSTFLKKKGFDFFFLTDHSNISGWRELGGVSGAVGFPAQELNTFKGHALVLGASTFVDWKDEDGKEKDFASIVREVHGQGALVGVAHPFAMGYPVCAGCKWTYAYDPFSLDFVEVWNADLSRVELNYEAIGNWLKAVRNGKRITATAGRDLHKQDDTDWMSNYVSAREMELSEILWAIKAGRVYLSLVGEIKINVSGKSAGETVFHRGSVVLGVENLPRLSLLVVRKKEVQQFEVCGSFEKKIDVEEPKDVLILLGFDSKGRPALIVNPILLIRGDPS